The DNA region CGCAGCTGCTGGTGCTATTAAATGTGAATGAAATGCTCCAGAAACTTTTAAGGGAATAGCACGCTTTGCTTTAACTTGAGTCATTACCGCTTGAACAGCCTCAGTCGTGCCTGAAATTACTACCTGAGCCGAACTATTATCATTTGCTATCACCACATCAGGCGTTTGAGCAATGACTTTTTCTAACTGTTCGCAATCAAAATTCATCAAAGCTGCCATCATCCCACCGACGGCATTATCCATGAGTTCTGCACGGCGCTTTACAAGATATAAACCAGCTGACCATTCAAAGACACCCGCTACATAAAGGGCAGAATATTCTCCCAAACTGTGACCAGCAACTAAATCTGGCTGGTGTCCTCGTTCCCGGAGAAGGTCAGCAAGAATACTTTCTATCACATAAAGACTTGGCTGAGTGTATAGTGTCTGTGATAACTTTTCTTCTTGGTTTTGACAGATTTCAGTTACAGACCAGCCCAAAATCTCCTCAGCTTTAGCAAGCTTATCTTTAGCAGATGGTATATCTAATAAATCCATTCCCATTCCCAGCGTTTGGGAACCTTGTCCGGGAAACACCCATGCAGTTTTAGTCATTGGTCAATAGTCATTGGTCATTGGTCATTAGCTGGGGACTGGGGACTGGGGACTGGGGACTGGAGAGTAGGGACTGGAGAGTAGGGAGTGCAGGGGGGACAAAGTAACTTGAGTGATGATAACTTGCAACAAGTCTTTCTCCTTGTCCCCTTGTCCCCTTGTCCTCTTATCCATAACCAGTCCCCAATACCCAGTCCTCAGTCCCTATCTTCCCCATTGAAAAATTGCCGCACCCCAGGTAAGACCGGCACCAAAGCCGGATGCAGCAATGATGTCATTGGGTTTAATTTTACCTTCCCGCACTGCTTCATTTAAAGCTAAGGGAATGGAAGCAGCAGAGGTATTGCCGTACTTGGCAAGATTACTTATAATTTTATGTTCTGGGACATTCAGCCGTTGAGCAACAGCATCAATAATTCGCTGATTGGCTTGATGCAATAGCAGCCAATCTATTTGATCAACACTGAGGTTAGCTTGAAATAAGGCTTTATCAATGATTTCTGGCACTTTTTGCACAGCAAAGCGGTAGACTTCTTTGCCGTTCATAGTAATCGGTTGGTAAGCACCTTTGGTGATATTGACACCAGTGAGGAGTTCTTGGGAAGCGCCTGCATAAGCAAGATTGAGGTGATGGTTTTGAGTACCATCACTTTTAAGGGCAAATCCTAATAAGCGATCGCTTTTGTCAGCTTGCAATACTACTGCCCCTGCACC from Nostoc commune NIES-4072 includes:
- the fabD gene encoding ACP S-malonyltransferase, which encodes MTKTAWVFPGQGSQTLGMGMDLLDIPSAKDKLAKAEEILGWSVTEICQNQEEKLSQTLYTQPSLYVIESILADLLRERGHQPDLVAGHSLGEYSALYVAGVFEWSAGLYLVKRRAELMDNAVGGMMAALMNFDCEQLEKVIAQTPDVVIANDNSSAQVVISGTTEAVQAVMTQVKAKRAIPLKVSGAFHSHLIAPAAAEFQDILESVEFQPATVPVLSNVEPIASIDAEILKQRLNKQMTGSVRWREISLQLPANGIQQVIEIGPGKVLTGLIKRSSPDLILKNIQNAADLPD
- a CDS encoding beta-ketoacyl-ACP synthase 3 gives rise to the protein MQNLGVAITGSGSAVPATSLHNQTLSEVVETSDEWITTRTGIRQRRLALPSESLSVLATAASSQAIAASGIKPEDLDLILLATSTPDDLFGSACQVQAQLGATNAVAFDLTAACSGFVFGLVTAAQYIRTGVYKNVLLIGADILSRWVDWEDRRTCVLFGDGAGAVVLQADKSDRLLGFALKSDGTQNHHLNLAYAGASQELLTGVNITKGAYQPITMNGKEVYRFAVQKVPEIIDKALFQANLSVDQIDWLLLHQANQRIIDAVAQRLNVPEHKIISNLAKYGNTSAASIPLALNEAVREGKIKPNDIIAASGFGAGLTWGAAIFQWGR